One genomic region from Apodemus sylvaticus chromosome 1, mApoSyl1.1, whole genome shotgun sequence encodes:
- the Cxcl17 gene encoding C-X-C motif chemokine 17 produces the protein MKLLASSFLLLLAVMLTVTVPSSPNPGVARSQEDQHRAPGPWLLEDGQECECKDWFLRVPKRKPTAVLGPPRKQCPCDHVKGSEKKNRHQKHHRKSRRPSRACQQFLKRCQLASFALPL, from the exons ATGAAGCTTCTAGCCTCTtctttcctgctgctgctggcggTGATGCTCACGGTCACGGTCCCCAGCAGCCCAAATCCAG GGGTCGCCAGAAGCCAAGAGGACCAACACCGGGCTCCTGGGCCGTGGCTCTTGGAAGATGGCCAAGAATGTGAATGCAAAG ATTGGTTCCTGCGAGTCCCAAAGAGAAAACCCACAGCAGTGCTGGGGCCACCAAGGAAGCAGTGTCCCTGTGATCATGTCAAGGGCAGTGAGAAAAAAAACA GACACCAAAAGCACCACAGGAAGTCACGAAGACCCTCCAGAGCCTGCCAGCAATTCCTCAAACGCTGTCAATTAGCAAGCTTTGCGCTGCCCTTATAG
- the Lipe gene encoding hormone-sensitive lipase isoform X1, which produces MKPRRPISFTREITTMEPSSTSVPRPECKPDTQERPIIKPDPGPQTAFTDHPGSKMLQELSTPQKQRLPNEPTAQQEEGFQQEQGARQTALLQKCLTPSAFPAPQQSSPSQEVHLDQQEATSHNGPGAGKVHTTQKEPQLRDELVGMTKSGPGEPSLATEVETASTAQAVSGLDKKPPTQINSASQERPDQPDPTAQQTPLVPGAKSDRGSLAESGFLTRLHELSNQQTSQEWNTFFDCVTESDTQKHLSSFSKSNPPEPSCGPVIPEMPLLSKKKPDFEKMSGYGGKLPHGKKAILQKHKHYWDTASAFSHSMDLRTMTQSLVTLAEDNMAFFSSQGPGETARRLSNVFAGVREQALGLEPTLGQLLGVAHHFDLDTETPANGYRSLVHTARCCLAHLLHKSRYVASNRRSIFFRASHNLAELEAYLAALTQLRALAYYAQRLLTINRPGVLFFEGDEGLTADFLQEYVTLHKGCFYGRCLGFQFTPAIRPFLQTLSIGLVSFGEHYKRNETGLSVTASSLFTGGRFAIDPELRGAEFERIIQNLDVHFWKAFWNITEIEVLSSLANMASTTVRVSRLLSLPPEAFEMPLTSDPKLTVTISPPLAHTGPGPVLARLISYDLREGQDSKMLNSLAKTEGPRLELRSRPHQAPRSRALVIHIHGGGFVAQTSKSHEPYLKNWAQELGVPIISIDYSLAPEAPFPRALEECFFAYCWAVKHCDLLGSTGERICLAGDSAGGNLCITVSLRAAAYGVRVPDGIMAAYPVTTLQSAASPSRLMSLIDPLLPLSVLSKCVSAYSGTEAEDHFDSDQKALGVMGLVQRDTSLFLRDLRLGASSWLNSFLELSGRKPQKSTLPTAESVRPAESMRRSVSEAALAQPEGLLGTDSLKKLTIKDLSFKGNSEASDSPEMSQSMETLGPSTPSDVNFFLRPGNSQEEAEAKDEVSPMDGVPRVRAAFPEGFHPRRSSQGVLHMPLYSSPIVKNPFMSPLLAPDSMLKTLPPVHIVACALDPMLDDSVMFARRLRDLGQPVTLKVVEDLPHGFLSLAALCRETRQATELCVQRIRLILTPPAAPLI; this is translated from the exons ATGAAGCCTAGGAGACCCATTTCTTTCACAAGGGAGATAACAACTATGGAGCCAAGTTCCACCTCAGTACCTAGGCCAGAGTGCAAACCTGACACACAGGAGAGACCTATCATCAAGCCAGATCCTGGGCCACAAACAGCCTTCACAGACCACCCAGGATCAAAGATGCTGCAGGAGCTGAGTACCCCACAGAAACAACGTCTCCCAAACGAGCCCACCGCCCAGCAAGAGGAGGGATTCCAGCAGGAACAGGGAGCCCGACAAACTGCTCTGCTCCAGAAATGTCTCACCCCATCAGCCTTCCCTGCACCACAGCAATCATCCCCAAGCCAGGAAGTGCACTTGGATCAACAGGAAGCCACCTCCCATAATGGACCTGGGGCGGGAAAAGTGCATACAACTCAAAAGGAACCACAACTCAGAGATGAACTTGTAGGGATGACAAAATCTGGACCAGGAGAACCATCTCTGGCTACAGAAGTAGAGACTGCTTCTACAGCCCAGGCTGTATCTGGGCTGGACAAGAAACCCCCTACCCAAATTAACTCGGCATCCCAAGAGAGACCTGATCAGCCAGACCCTACAGCCCAGCAAACACCTCTTGTCCCAGGAGCCAAATCTGACCGGGGATCTTTGGCCGAGTCAGGGTTTTTAACAAGACTGCATGAGCTATCCAACCAGCAGACATCCCAAGAGTGGAATACATTTTTTGACTGTGTTACAGAGtctgacacacagaaacaccTGAGCTCATTCTCAAAGTCAAATCCTCCAGAGCCAAGCTGTGGGCCAGTGATCCCGGAAATGCCACTGCTCTCCAAAAAGAAACCTGATTTTGAAAAGATGTCAGGATACGGCGGGAAATTACCACATGGGAAGAAAGCCATCCTCCAGAAACACAAACACTACTGGGACACAG CCTCAGCGTTCTCACACAGCATGGATTTACGCACAATGACACAGTCGCTGGTGACACTCGCAGAAGACAATATGGCCTTCTTCTCAAGCCAGGGCCCAGGAGAGACAGCACGGCGGCTGTCCAATGTCTTTGCAGGTGTCCGGGAACAGGCACTGGGGCTGGAACCAACCCTCGGCCAGCTGTTGGGTGTGGCGCACCATTTTGACCTGGACACAGAGACACCAGCCAACGGATACCGTAGCTTGGTGCACACAGCCCGCTGCTGCCTGGCACACCTACTACACAAATCCCGCTATGTGGCCTCTAACCGCAGAAGTATCTTCTTCCGTGCCAGCCACAACCTAGCAGAGCTGGAGGCCTACCTGGCCGCCCTCACCCAGCTCCGTGCTCTGGCCTACTACGCCCAGCGCCTGCTGACCATCAACCGACCAGGAGTCCTCTTCTTTGAGGGTGATGAGGGCCTCACCGCTGACTTCCTGCAGGAGTATGTCACGCTACATAAAGGCTGCTTCTACGGCCGTTGCCTGGGCTTCCAG TTCACACCTGCCATCCGGCCGTTCCTGCAGACTCTCTCCATCGGGCTGGTGTCCTTCGGGGAACACTACAAACGCAACGAGACGGGCCTCA GTGTGACTGCCAGTTCCCTCTTTACCGGTGGCCGATTCGCCATAGACCCAGAGTTGCGGGGAGCTGAATTTGAACGCATCATACAGAACCTGGATGTGCACTTCTGGAAAGCCTTCTGGAACATCACTGAGATCGAGGTGCTGTCG TCTCTGGCCAACATGGCATCGACCACTGTGAGGGTAAGCCGCTTGCTTAGCTTGCCACCTGAGGCCTTCGAGATGCCACTGACCTCCGACCCCAAGCTCACAGTTACCATCTCACCTCCCCTGGCACACACGGGACCAGGGCCTGTGCTAGCCAGGCTCATCTCCTATGACCTGCGGGAGGGACAG GACAGCAAGATGCTCAACAGCCTGGCAAAAACTGAGGGCCCACGCCTGGAGCTGCGCTCACGGCCTCACCAAGCACCCCGTTCACGGGCCCTGGTTATCCACATCCATGGTGGCGGCTTTGTGGCCCAGACCTCCAAATCCCATGAGCCCTACCTCAAGAACTGGGCCCAGGAGCTAGGAGTCCCCATCATCTCCATCGACTACTCCCTGGCCCCGGAGGCTCCCTTCCCCCGAGCGCTGGAAGAGTGTTTTTTCGCCTACTGCTGGGCTGTCAAGCACTGTGATCTGCTTG GTTCAACCGGAGAGCGGATATGCCTTGCGGGGGACAGTGCGGGTGGCAACCTCTGCATCACTGTGTCCCTCCGGGCAGCAGCCTATGGCGTGAGGGTGCCAGATGGCATCATGGCCGCCTACCCAGTGACCACCCTGCAGTCCGCTGCTTCTCCCTCTCGTCTGATGAGCCTCATAGACCCTCTGCTACCGCTGAGTGTCCTCTCCAAGTGCGTCAGTGCCTATTCAG gcacagaagcagaggaCCATTTTGACTCCGACCAGAAGGCACTGGGCGTGATGGGGCTGGTACAGAGAGACACTTCCCTGTTCCTCAGAGACCTCCGCCTGGGCGCATCCTCATGGCTCAACTCCTTCCTGGAGCTAAGTGGACGCAAGCCCCAAAAGAGCACACTGCCCACCGCAG AGTCTGTGCGCCCCGCGGAGTCTATGCGCAGGAGTGTGTCTGAGGCAGCTCTGGCCCAGCCTGAGGGTTTACTGGGCACAGATTCCCTGAAGAAGCTGACTATAAAGGACTTGAGCTTTAAGGGCAACTCAGAGGCGTCGGACAGCCCCGAGATGTCGCAGTCAATGGAGACACTTGGCCCCTCCACACCCTCCGATGTCAACTTTTTTCTGCGGCCTGGGAATTCCCAGGAAGAGGCTGAAGCCAAAGATGAAGTGAGCCCCATGGACGGAGTGCCCCGTGTGCGCGCGGCCTTCCCCGAGGGTTTCCACCCCCGGCGCTCAAGCCAAGGTGTCCTCCACATGCCCCTCTACTCGTCACCCATAGTCAAGAACCCCTTCATGTCTCCTCTGCTGGCCCCTGACAGCATGCTGAAGACCCTGCCGCCTGTGCACATTGTG GCGTGCGCTCTGGACCCGATGCTGGATGACTCGGTTATGTTCGCGCGGCGACTGCGCGACCTGGGCCAGCCCGTGACGCTGAAAGTGGTAGAGGACCTGCCGCATGGCTTCCTGAGCCTGGCGGCCCTGTGTCGCGAGACCCGGCAGGCCACGGAGTTGTGCGTGCAGCGCATCCGGCTGATCCTCACCCCGCCTGCTGCACCGCTGATCTGA
- the Lipe gene encoding hormone-sensitive lipase isoform X2 → MEPAVESAPVGAQASKQAKEGSRNRSRRRWRRGKVKASAFSHSMDLRTMTQSLVTLAEDNMAFFSSQGPGETARRLSNVFAGVREQALGLEPTLGQLLGVAHHFDLDTETPANGYRSLVHTARCCLAHLLHKSRYVASNRRSIFFRASHNLAELEAYLAALTQLRALAYYAQRLLTINRPGVLFFEGDEGLTADFLQEYVTLHKGCFYGRCLGFQFTPAIRPFLQTLSIGLVSFGEHYKRNETGLSVTASSLFTGGRFAIDPELRGAEFERIIQNLDVHFWKAFWNITEIEVLSSLANMASTTVRVSRLLSLPPEAFEMPLTSDPKLTVTISPPLAHTGPGPVLARLISYDLREGQDSKMLNSLAKTEGPRLELRSRPHQAPRSRALVIHIHGGGFVAQTSKSHEPYLKNWAQELGVPIISIDYSLAPEAPFPRALEECFFAYCWAVKHCDLLGSTGERICLAGDSAGGNLCITVSLRAAAYGVRVPDGIMAAYPVTTLQSAASPSRLMSLIDPLLPLSVLSKCVSAYSGTEAEDHFDSDQKALGVMGLVQRDTSLFLRDLRLGASSWLNSFLELSGRKPQKSTLPTAESVRPAESMRRSVSEAALAQPEGLLGTDSLKKLTIKDLSFKGNSEASDSPEMSQSMETLGPSTPSDVNFFLRPGNSQEEAEAKDEVSPMDGVPRVRAAFPEGFHPRRSSQGVLHMPLYSSPIVKNPFMSPLLAPDSMLKTLPPVHIVACALDPMLDDSVMFARRLRDLGQPVTLKVVEDLPHGFLSLAALCRETRQATELCVQRIRLILTPPAAPLI, encoded by the exons ATGGAGCCGGCCGTGGAATCGGCGCCCGTGGGGGCCCAGGCCTCCAAGCAGGCTAAAGAAGGATCGAGGAACCGCAGTCGCAGGCGGTGGCGAAGAGGCAAGGTCAAAG CCTCAGCGTTCTCACACAGCATGGATTTACGCACAATGACACAGTCGCTGGTGACACTCGCAGAAGACAATATGGCCTTCTTCTCAAGCCAGGGCCCAGGAGAGACAGCACGGCGGCTGTCCAATGTCTTTGCAGGTGTCCGGGAACAGGCACTGGGGCTGGAACCAACCCTCGGCCAGCTGTTGGGTGTGGCGCACCATTTTGACCTGGACACAGAGACACCAGCCAACGGATACCGTAGCTTGGTGCACACAGCCCGCTGCTGCCTGGCACACCTACTACACAAATCCCGCTATGTGGCCTCTAACCGCAGAAGTATCTTCTTCCGTGCCAGCCACAACCTAGCAGAGCTGGAGGCCTACCTGGCCGCCCTCACCCAGCTCCGTGCTCTGGCCTACTACGCCCAGCGCCTGCTGACCATCAACCGACCAGGAGTCCTCTTCTTTGAGGGTGATGAGGGCCTCACCGCTGACTTCCTGCAGGAGTATGTCACGCTACATAAAGGCTGCTTCTACGGCCGTTGCCTGGGCTTCCAG TTCACACCTGCCATCCGGCCGTTCCTGCAGACTCTCTCCATCGGGCTGGTGTCCTTCGGGGAACACTACAAACGCAACGAGACGGGCCTCA GTGTGACTGCCAGTTCCCTCTTTACCGGTGGCCGATTCGCCATAGACCCAGAGTTGCGGGGAGCTGAATTTGAACGCATCATACAGAACCTGGATGTGCACTTCTGGAAAGCCTTCTGGAACATCACTGAGATCGAGGTGCTGTCG TCTCTGGCCAACATGGCATCGACCACTGTGAGGGTAAGCCGCTTGCTTAGCTTGCCACCTGAGGCCTTCGAGATGCCACTGACCTCCGACCCCAAGCTCACAGTTACCATCTCACCTCCCCTGGCACACACGGGACCAGGGCCTGTGCTAGCCAGGCTCATCTCCTATGACCTGCGGGAGGGACAG GACAGCAAGATGCTCAACAGCCTGGCAAAAACTGAGGGCCCACGCCTGGAGCTGCGCTCACGGCCTCACCAAGCACCCCGTTCACGGGCCCTGGTTATCCACATCCATGGTGGCGGCTTTGTGGCCCAGACCTCCAAATCCCATGAGCCCTACCTCAAGAACTGGGCCCAGGAGCTAGGAGTCCCCATCATCTCCATCGACTACTCCCTGGCCCCGGAGGCTCCCTTCCCCCGAGCGCTGGAAGAGTGTTTTTTCGCCTACTGCTGGGCTGTCAAGCACTGTGATCTGCTTG GTTCAACCGGAGAGCGGATATGCCTTGCGGGGGACAGTGCGGGTGGCAACCTCTGCATCACTGTGTCCCTCCGGGCAGCAGCCTATGGCGTGAGGGTGCCAGATGGCATCATGGCCGCCTACCCAGTGACCACCCTGCAGTCCGCTGCTTCTCCCTCTCGTCTGATGAGCCTCATAGACCCTCTGCTACCGCTGAGTGTCCTCTCCAAGTGCGTCAGTGCCTATTCAG gcacagaagcagaggaCCATTTTGACTCCGACCAGAAGGCACTGGGCGTGATGGGGCTGGTACAGAGAGACACTTCCCTGTTCCTCAGAGACCTCCGCCTGGGCGCATCCTCATGGCTCAACTCCTTCCTGGAGCTAAGTGGACGCAAGCCCCAAAAGAGCACACTGCCCACCGCAG AGTCTGTGCGCCCCGCGGAGTCTATGCGCAGGAGTGTGTCTGAGGCAGCTCTGGCCCAGCCTGAGGGTTTACTGGGCACAGATTCCCTGAAGAAGCTGACTATAAAGGACTTGAGCTTTAAGGGCAACTCAGAGGCGTCGGACAGCCCCGAGATGTCGCAGTCAATGGAGACACTTGGCCCCTCCACACCCTCCGATGTCAACTTTTTTCTGCGGCCTGGGAATTCCCAGGAAGAGGCTGAAGCCAAAGATGAAGTGAGCCCCATGGACGGAGTGCCCCGTGTGCGCGCGGCCTTCCCCGAGGGTTTCCACCCCCGGCGCTCAAGCCAAGGTGTCCTCCACATGCCCCTCTACTCGTCACCCATAGTCAAGAACCCCTTCATGTCTCCTCTGCTGGCCCCTGACAGCATGCTGAAGACCCTGCCGCCTGTGCACATTGTG GCGTGCGCTCTGGACCCGATGCTGGATGACTCGGTTATGTTCGCGCGGCGACTGCGCGACCTGGGCCAGCCCGTGACGCTGAAAGTGGTAGAGGACCTGCCGCATGGCTTCCTGAGCCTGGCGGCCCTGTGTCGCGAGACCCGGCAGGCCACGGAGTTGTGCGTGCAGCGCATCCGGCTGATCCTCACCCCGCCTGCTGCACCGCTGATCTGA
- the Lipe gene encoding hormone-sensitive lipase isoform X3, translating into MVLASAFSHSMDLRTMTQSLVTLAEDNMAFFSSQGPGETARRLSNVFAGVREQALGLEPTLGQLLGVAHHFDLDTETPANGYRSLVHTARCCLAHLLHKSRYVASNRRSIFFRASHNLAELEAYLAALTQLRALAYYAQRLLTINRPGVLFFEGDEGLTADFLQEYVTLHKGCFYGRCLGFQFTPAIRPFLQTLSIGLVSFGEHYKRNETGLSVTASSLFTGGRFAIDPELRGAEFERIIQNLDVHFWKAFWNITEIEVLSSLANMASTTVRVSRLLSLPPEAFEMPLTSDPKLTVTISPPLAHTGPGPVLARLISYDLREGQDSKMLNSLAKTEGPRLELRSRPHQAPRSRALVIHIHGGGFVAQTSKSHEPYLKNWAQELGVPIISIDYSLAPEAPFPRALEECFFAYCWAVKHCDLLGSTGERICLAGDSAGGNLCITVSLRAAAYGVRVPDGIMAAYPVTTLQSAASPSRLMSLIDPLLPLSVLSKCVSAYSGTEAEDHFDSDQKALGVMGLVQRDTSLFLRDLRLGASSWLNSFLELSGRKPQKSTLPTAESVRPAESMRRSVSEAALAQPEGLLGTDSLKKLTIKDLSFKGNSEASDSPEMSQSMETLGPSTPSDVNFFLRPGNSQEEAEAKDEVSPMDGVPRVRAAFPEGFHPRRSSQGVLHMPLYSSPIVKNPFMSPLLAPDSMLKTLPPVHIVACALDPMLDDSVMFARRLRDLGQPVTLKVVEDLPHGFLSLAALCRETRQATELCVQRIRLILTPPAAPLI; encoded by the exons ATGGTCCTAG CCTCAGCGTTCTCACACAGCATGGATTTACGCACAATGACACAGTCGCTGGTGACACTCGCAGAAGACAATATGGCCTTCTTCTCAAGCCAGGGCCCAGGAGAGACAGCACGGCGGCTGTCCAATGTCTTTGCAGGTGTCCGGGAACAGGCACTGGGGCTGGAACCAACCCTCGGCCAGCTGTTGGGTGTGGCGCACCATTTTGACCTGGACACAGAGACACCAGCCAACGGATACCGTAGCTTGGTGCACACAGCCCGCTGCTGCCTGGCACACCTACTACACAAATCCCGCTATGTGGCCTCTAACCGCAGAAGTATCTTCTTCCGTGCCAGCCACAACCTAGCAGAGCTGGAGGCCTACCTGGCCGCCCTCACCCAGCTCCGTGCTCTGGCCTACTACGCCCAGCGCCTGCTGACCATCAACCGACCAGGAGTCCTCTTCTTTGAGGGTGATGAGGGCCTCACCGCTGACTTCCTGCAGGAGTATGTCACGCTACATAAAGGCTGCTTCTACGGCCGTTGCCTGGGCTTCCAG TTCACACCTGCCATCCGGCCGTTCCTGCAGACTCTCTCCATCGGGCTGGTGTCCTTCGGGGAACACTACAAACGCAACGAGACGGGCCTCA GTGTGACTGCCAGTTCCCTCTTTACCGGTGGCCGATTCGCCATAGACCCAGAGTTGCGGGGAGCTGAATTTGAACGCATCATACAGAACCTGGATGTGCACTTCTGGAAAGCCTTCTGGAACATCACTGAGATCGAGGTGCTGTCG TCTCTGGCCAACATGGCATCGACCACTGTGAGGGTAAGCCGCTTGCTTAGCTTGCCACCTGAGGCCTTCGAGATGCCACTGACCTCCGACCCCAAGCTCACAGTTACCATCTCACCTCCCCTGGCACACACGGGACCAGGGCCTGTGCTAGCCAGGCTCATCTCCTATGACCTGCGGGAGGGACAG GACAGCAAGATGCTCAACAGCCTGGCAAAAACTGAGGGCCCACGCCTGGAGCTGCGCTCACGGCCTCACCAAGCACCCCGTTCACGGGCCCTGGTTATCCACATCCATGGTGGCGGCTTTGTGGCCCAGACCTCCAAATCCCATGAGCCCTACCTCAAGAACTGGGCCCAGGAGCTAGGAGTCCCCATCATCTCCATCGACTACTCCCTGGCCCCGGAGGCTCCCTTCCCCCGAGCGCTGGAAGAGTGTTTTTTCGCCTACTGCTGGGCTGTCAAGCACTGTGATCTGCTTG GTTCAACCGGAGAGCGGATATGCCTTGCGGGGGACAGTGCGGGTGGCAACCTCTGCATCACTGTGTCCCTCCGGGCAGCAGCCTATGGCGTGAGGGTGCCAGATGGCATCATGGCCGCCTACCCAGTGACCACCCTGCAGTCCGCTGCTTCTCCCTCTCGTCTGATGAGCCTCATAGACCCTCTGCTACCGCTGAGTGTCCTCTCCAAGTGCGTCAGTGCCTATTCAG gcacagaagcagaggaCCATTTTGACTCCGACCAGAAGGCACTGGGCGTGATGGGGCTGGTACAGAGAGACACTTCCCTGTTCCTCAGAGACCTCCGCCTGGGCGCATCCTCATGGCTCAACTCCTTCCTGGAGCTAAGTGGACGCAAGCCCCAAAAGAGCACACTGCCCACCGCAG AGTCTGTGCGCCCCGCGGAGTCTATGCGCAGGAGTGTGTCTGAGGCAGCTCTGGCCCAGCCTGAGGGTTTACTGGGCACAGATTCCCTGAAGAAGCTGACTATAAAGGACTTGAGCTTTAAGGGCAACTCAGAGGCGTCGGACAGCCCCGAGATGTCGCAGTCAATGGAGACACTTGGCCCCTCCACACCCTCCGATGTCAACTTTTTTCTGCGGCCTGGGAATTCCCAGGAAGAGGCTGAAGCCAAAGATGAAGTGAGCCCCATGGACGGAGTGCCCCGTGTGCGCGCGGCCTTCCCCGAGGGTTTCCACCCCCGGCGCTCAAGCCAAGGTGTCCTCCACATGCCCCTCTACTCGTCACCCATAGTCAAGAACCCCTTCATGTCTCCTCTGCTGGCCCCTGACAGCATGCTGAAGACCCTGCCGCCTGTGCACATTGTG GCGTGCGCTCTGGACCCGATGCTGGATGACTCGGTTATGTTCGCGCGGCGACTGCGCGACCTGGGCCAGCCCGTGACGCTGAAAGTGGTAGAGGACCTGCCGCATGGCTTCCTGAGCCTGGCGGCCCTGTGTCGCGAGACCCGGCAGGCCACGGAGTTGTGCGTGCAGCGCATCCGGCTGATCCTCACCCCGCCTGCTGCACCGCTGATCTGA
- the Lipe gene encoding hormone-sensitive lipase isoform X4: protein MDLRTMTQSLVTLAEDNMAFFSSQGPGETARRLSNVFAGVREQALGLEPTLGQLLGVAHHFDLDTETPANGYRSLVHTARCCLAHLLHKSRYVASNRRSIFFRASHNLAELEAYLAALTQLRALAYYAQRLLTINRPGVLFFEGDEGLTADFLQEYVTLHKGCFYGRCLGFQFTPAIRPFLQTLSIGLVSFGEHYKRNETGLSVTASSLFTGGRFAIDPELRGAEFERIIQNLDVHFWKAFWNITEIEVLSSLANMASTTVRVSRLLSLPPEAFEMPLTSDPKLTVTISPPLAHTGPGPVLARLISYDLREGQDSKMLNSLAKTEGPRLELRSRPHQAPRSRALVIHIHGGGFVAQTSKSHEPYLKNWAQELGVPIISIDYSLAPEAPFPRALEECFFAYCWAVKHCDLLGSTGERICLAGDSAGGNLCITVSLRAAAYGVRVPDGIMAAYPVTTLQSAASPSRLMSLIDPLLPLSVLSKCVSAYSGTEAEDHFDSDQKALGVMGLVQRDTSLFLRDLRLGASSWLNSFLELSGRKPQKSTLPTAESVRPAESMRRSVSEAALAQPEGLLGTDSLKKLTIKDLSFKGNSEASDSPEMSQSMETLGPSTPSDVNFFLRPGNSQEEAEAKDEVSPMDGVPRVRAAFPEGFHPRRSSQGVLHMPLYSSPIVKNPFMSPLLAPDSMLKTLPPVHIVACALDPMLDDSVMFARRLRDLGQPVTLKVVEDLPHGFLSLAALCRETRQATELCVQRIRLILTPPAAPLI from the exons ATGGATTTACGCACAATGACACAGTCGCTGGTGACACTCGCAGAAGACAATATGGCCTTCTTCTCAAGCCAGGGCCCAGGAGAGACAGCACGGCGGCTGTCCAATGTCTTTGCAGGTGTCCGGGAACAGGCACTGGGGCTGGAACCAACCCTCGGCCAGCTGTTGGGTGTGGCGCACCATTTTGACCTGGACACAGAGACACCAGCCAACGGATACCGTAGCTTGGTGCACACAGCCCGCTGCTGCCTGGCACACCTACTACACAAATCCCGCTATGTGGCCTCTAACCGCAGAAGTATCTTCTTCCGTGCCAGCCACAACCTAGCAGAGCTGGAGGCCTACCTGGCCGCCCTCACCCAGCTCCGTGCTCTGGCCTACTACGCCCAGCGCCTGCTGACCATCAACCGACCAGGAGTCCTCTTCTTTGAGGGTGATGAGGGCCTCACCGCTGACTTCCTGCAGGAGTATGTCACGCTACATAAAGGCTGCTTCTACGGCCGTTGCCTGGGCTTCCAG TTCACACCTGCCATCCGGCCGTTCCTGCAGACTCTCTCCATCGGGCTGGTGTCCTTCGGGGAACACTACAAACGCAACGAGACGGGCCTCA GTGTGACTGCCAGTTCCCTCTTTACCGGTGGCCGATTCGCCATAGACCCAGAGTTGCGGGGAGCTGAATTTGAACGCATCATACAGAACCTGGATGTGCACTTCTGGAAAGCCTTCTGGAACATCACTGAGATCGAGGTGCTGTCG TCTCTGGCCAACATGGCATCGACCACTGTGAGGGTAAGCCGCTTGCTTAGCTTGCCACCTGAGGCCTTCGAGATGCCACTGACCTCCGACCCCAAGCTCACAGTTACCATCTCACCTCCCCTGGCACACACGGGACCAGGGCCTGTGCTAGCCAGGCTCATCTCCTATGACCTGCGGGAGGGACAG GACAGCAAGATGCTCAACAGCCTGGCAAAAACTGAGGGCCCACGCCTGGAGCTGCGCTCACGGCCTCACCAAGCACCCCGTTCACGGGCCCTGGTTATCCACATCCATGGTGGCGGCTTTGTGGCCCAGACCTCCAAATCCCATGAGCCCTACCTCAAGAACTGGGCCCAGGAGCTAGGAGTCCCCATCATCTCCATCGACTACTCCCTGGCCCCGGAGGCTCCCTTCCCCCGAGCGCTGGAAGAGTGTTTTTTCGCCTACTGCTGGGCTGTCAAGCACTGTGATCTGCTTG GTTCAACCGGAGAGCGGATATGCCTTGCGGGGGACAGTGCGGGTGGCAACCTCTGCATCACTGTGTCCCTCCGGGCAGCAGCCTATGGCGTGAGGGTGCCAGATGGCATCATGGCCGCCTACCCAGTGACCACCCTGCAGTCCGCTGCTTCTCCCTCTCGTCTGATGAGCCTCATAGACCCTCTGCTACCGCTGAGTGTCCTCTCCAAGTGCGTCAGTGCCTATTCAG gcacagaagcagaggaCCATTTTGACTCCGACCAGAAGGCACTGGGCGTGATGGGGCTGGTACAGAGAGACACTTCCCTGTTCCTCAGAGACCTCCGCCTGGGCGCATCCTCATGGCTCAACTCCTTCCTGGAGCTAAGTGGACGCAAGCCCCAAAAGAGCACACTGCCCACCGCAG AGTCTGTGCGCCCCGCGGAGTCTATGCGCAGGAGTGTGTCTGAGGCAGCTCTGGCCCAGCCTGAGGGTTTACTGGGCACAGATTCCCTGAAGAAGCTGACTATAAAGGACTTGAGCTTTAAGGGCAACTCAGAGGCGTCGGACAGCCCCGAGATGTCGCAGTCAATGGAGACACTTGGCCCCTCCACACCCTCCGATGTCAACTTTTTTCTGCGGCCTGGGAATTCCCAGGAAGAGGCTGAAGCCAAAGATGAAGTGAGCCCCATGGACGGAGTGCCCCGTGTGCGCGCGGCCTTCCCCGAGGGTTTCCACCCCCGGCGCTCAAGCCAAGGTGTCCTCCACATGCCCCTCTACTCGTCACCCATAGTCAAGAACCCCTTCATGTCTCCTCTGCTGGCCCCTGACAGCATGCTGAAGACCCTGCCGCCTGTGCACATTGTG GCGTGCGCTCTGGACCCGATGCTGGATGACTCGGTTATGTTCGCGCGGCGACTGCGCGACCTGGGCCAGCCCGTGACGCTGAAAGTGGTAGAGGACCTGCCGCATGGCTTCCTGAGCCTGGCGGCCCTGTGTCGCGAGACCCGGCAGGCCACGGAGTTGTGCGTGCAGCGCATCCGGCTGATCCTCACCCCGCCTGCTGCACCGCTGATCTGA